The following nucleotide sequence is from Synechococcus sp. KORDI-52.
ATATGGTCGAGTGCATGGATCCCAAGCATTTCCGACATCAAATTCACCAACATTCAAGTGATGTGAGCAGCACTCACGAGAGCAAGGCCGCGCCACAGCAGCAAGGACTGCAAACCGATCATGAGATACATTCCTTCCAAAGAGATGGGAAGATTCCAGACGTAGTGGGTGGCAAACTCATACAGAAAATATCAATGTACGATAAAGGTAACCACGTGATTGCAAGCGATACCTGGCTCGCGAGCCTTGATATTAAGCTCTTGTTATCACGTTTCTACTTACTGCATCCCTAATCAAACAACTCTGAGCGGTCGATCCCATCGTTCAACTGATTGTCGCAGTCCCATCCTCAGATCAAATCATCTGACAATCGTCCTGTTACACAACATTCCAGGGAGAACTCAGCGACAATCCCTTCAGAGCAATTGTTCCAACTGAGCAGCAAGGTGCAACTTCGGCCACAAGAGGCAAGTCTGATTCCAAATGGGGGGCTTTCAGTGCAGGCCATTTAGAGGCACAACCACGAAATTTCCAGTTGTATGCGATGCGGCTGCTTGCTTAAACGTGGCATGCCCCCGTTGACATCGACAGGTGCGCTGAATCAGCAACTACATGGTCATGGCACATCCCGGAACATGAAGTGGAAGCCAAGGCTCATGATGAGGAGAGAACGAGCTGAAATCGATGGTTCGCTCCAGAGCTGCCGTGGCATGGGCACCCGGCAAACCACTCGACATCACCGAAATCGAAGTGGCGGCTCGAAAACATGGGGAAGTGCTGCTGAAAGTCGTCGCCACCGGGGTTGGTCACACAGATGCCTACACCCTGTCCGGGGCGGATCGGGAAGTACGATTTCCTGTCGTGCTTGGCCATGAAGGCGGCGCTGTGGTGAAGGAAGTGGGCCAGGAGTGACCTCAATTGCGCCTGGAGACCATGTGATCCCCCTCTACTCACCGGAATGCCGCGAATCCGCTCCGGCAAAACAAACCTTTGTCAGGGGATGCGAAGCACCCAAGGCAGGGGCGTGGTGACCGACGGCAGCAGTCGGTTCTCCCTAAGTGGTTCAATGATTCACCACTACATGGGTACATCAACCTTCTCCGAGTAAACAGTGCTTCCTGAAATCGCGGTTGCGAAGATCAATCAGGATGCACCATTGGACAAGGTTTGCTTGCTGGGCTGCGGAGTCACAACGGGGATCGGCGCCGTGCACAACACGGCCAAGGTGCAGAAGGGAAGTTCAGTGGCCGTTTTCGGTCTTGGCGGGATCGGGCTCGCCGTGATCATCGGCGCTGTTCAAGCCGGTGCCAAAAGGATCATCGGCATTGATCTCAACCCAGACAAATTCGCCATCGCCCAACAGCTTGGGGCGACGGAATGCATTAACACACGTGACCATGCAGCTCCGATTTAGGACGTACTGATCGACATCGCCGATGGAGGGGATGACTATTCATTCGAATGCATCGGCAATGTGGATGTGATGCGAGCAGCCCTCGAGGCCTATCACAAGGGTGGGGTGAGTCGACAATCATCGGCGTAGCAGGAGCTGGCCAAGAAATCAGTACGAGACCTTTCCAACTGGTCACGGGTCGGGTCTGGCGAGGATCAGCCTTTGAAGGGGTCAGGGGGAGAACCCAGCTCCCTGGCTATGTCGAGAGCTATCAGAAAGGAGACATTCCCTTGGAGAGCTTCACACCCACACGATGACATTGGACGACATCAACAAGGCCTTCGAACTTATGCATCGAGAAGAGAGCATCCGCTCTGACATCCATTTCTGAGAACAACGACCTGAACGATGGAGTTGATCAACTCTCACCGCTGCTTCGACGGAGAGCAACGCCGCTACAAACTGAACTCCCAACAGATCAACAGCTCCACGACAGTTGGAGTTTTTTGCCGAAGCAGGCGCTTGGACCGAAACCAGAACGCGCCCCCGCTCTGATCTGGCTTTCCGGCCTGACGTGCAACGACGAAAACGCTGTACAGAAAGCAGGTGCGCAGAGACGTGCATCCGAACTTGGCCTGGCACTAGTCATGACGGACACCAGCCCACGAGATGATGACATCCCAGGTGATCCAGAGGGAAGTTGGGACTTCGGGCATGGTGCCGGCTTCTACGTGGACGCCGAGAAACAGCCCTGGTCATTGCACTACAGGATGCACAGCTTTTTGGTGGAAGAGCTGATCTCACAGCTATGCAATGAAGTGCCCCTGGACGAGCAAAGGCTGGGCATCTCCGGCCACTCCATGGGAGGTAACGGTGCACTGGTCCTGGGTATGCGACATCCTGATCTCTACCGATCGGTTTCCGCAGTGGCTCCAATCGCACACCCAATCGAATGCCCTAGGGGACAGAAGGCATTCATACACCTGCTTGGGACAACATCTGACGACCAGCTCAGATGGCGTCGATGGGATGCAGTGACACTCCTGGAGGACGGTTACCTGCGGGAGGACTGCCTGCTGGTGGATATCGGTTCAGCGGATCCCTTCCTTGAGGAACAGTTGCGTCCAGAGGAGCTAAGCAACGCCTGTTCAAAAAGCGGGCAGCGTCTTGAGATGATGAGGCATGAGGGCTATGACCACAGCTATTTTTTCGTGGCCAGCGTGATCGACCGACATCTTGACCACCACGCCAACGCTTTAAAAGCAAAAATTTGAGCTGATCCAAGCCAGCTTTTGCATCAGACGAGATGTCTGCCGTTCAAAGCCCCCTTCTGGAAGCGCTCATCCTGGAAAAGCGCTTCACGTAACCACGACTAATTACACAACAAGGCAGAAACACAAAAGTGGCCGTTCACTCAGACCCAGTTGTGAGACCTGACGAATACAAGGGAATGCAATCAAAGCCCCTGCCAAGAATATCCAATAAATCTGCTTTAGCCAAAACAGCAAATAGGAAGAGAAGACCCGAAAAAAGAAATGATTCATATCTTTTCATGTCACCATTAAGGCCTGCACCTAAGATAGATTGAAGCAGATGTACGTGACCATGAATAAGATCACCAGCAAGGGCTCATGGAAAAGGCCATTAATATGCAATCAAAAAAGGCCACCAAGTCATGTACATCATAGCTCCGGCGAATTAAAATATGCAAGAAAAATCCTGTTTATGCTGATACTACTTCCACTGACCAGTTGCAATTGGAACACAACGATCGAGACAAAAAATGAAAGGGAGGTTGGGTCAGGAAATAGTGAATGCGCAGGGAACACATCCGACGATGCTGTTCGGCGGAGAATATCAATCGTGCCCCAGTTTTCTGCAACAACCATTCATGCCGCCTACTGGCCGGTATTGACACAGATCGGTAAGAAAGCAAATTTATGCTTTGAATTGGTACAGCAAGAATCTATTCCCGACTTTGAAGAAGCCCTGAGAAACAAGGAAGCCGACTATGCATTCATGAATCCTTACCATCAGGTGATGTTCAAGAAAGAATATAAACCACTTCTCAGAGACAGCAAGAAGCTGTTGACTGGCATTATCGTGATTAATCGTAAAAGCACAGCAAGTACATTAGAAGATCTCGATGGAGCAGAGTTGCTACTGCCAGCTCCAAACGCTTTTGCGGCATCCTTGCTGACACGAGCACTCTTTGATCAACAAGGAATTGAGATCAAACCACGCTATGTGAAAACTCACCAAAATGTCTATCGGGGAGTTGCACGGAACACCAAAGTCGCTGGAGGTGGCGTCAATAAAACCTACACCAGGGAAAGCAAAAATCTGCAAGCAGAGGTGATGATCCTTCAAGAAACTCCTGGCCATCCTGCCCATCCCTTCTCAGCGTCAAAATCAATGCCGTTACAAGAAACAAAGGCAATACAAAGCCTATGGATAGAGATGGCGAAGCAACCAGAATGGAAAACTCTCTTGGAAAAAGTTCAAATCCCTTTTCCGATGAGGGCCGACTACCAAAGAGATTATGCGCCGCTAGCGGGTTTAGGACTTGAGCGTTTTGTCGAATAATGTTCATAATCGAATCAATAAAGCATCTATGTAAGTCAAGTACGGAAGGGACTCAAGGTTTCAAACCGTATGCTGTTCTTACGGGATGCATGGCTATTTCAATCTTACTGGCAGATCTAGCTATTAATAACTATGTCGCGCAGAAAAGAAATAACGAATTCAAAGACGATATTATCCAATTGGGACTGTCCATCCGAAACGATCTTATCAAACGTGATTACAACCAGATCGATGAAGCTCTCCTTGGATTTCTGAGGATCAAACGAGCCGTAAACTGCTTGACGGTGTTCAATTCAAGCAATGAAATTCAATCTACAGCACTCCGCTTGCAGATCGACGAAACACCAACAATTCACTATGGTGAACTGCCCCAACAATGCCAGCTTGAACCCGCAAAGATCAAGCAAGATACAGACCGCTGGCAAATCCGAGCATCAACAATTATTGAAAATGACAATATCCCTATCGGGACATTAGTTGGTTATACGAAGACAAATCTGGAATCAATTACAACAATACGCTCCATTGAAGCAGCTCTACTGACTGCACTGAGTGCTGTCTTTATTCCGGCTTTTATTCAGTTGCGCTTGTCCGGGAAGCGTGAACTCCGCATGGAGAAGGATAAGGCGGAACGCATCTCAAGCCTAATGAACAAACTTGAAAAAGCAGAACAGCGCACGCGTTCTGCTTTCGAGGGATCAAACGATGGGTGGTGGCAGTGGAATGTTCTCGAAAACAAAGCAACGCTCTCCGGCAAAATCATCCAATTGCTTGAGGTTGCAGATGACAACACAATTTCAGAGGTTAATGCCGTAATTTCAGGGGACTGGTG
It contains:
- the fghA gene encoding S-formylglutathione hydrolase; this encodes MPKQALGPKPERAPALIWLSGLTCNDENAVQKAGAQRRASELGLALVMTDTSPRDDDIPGDPEGSWDFGHGAGFYVDAEKQPWSLHYRMHSFLVEELISQLCNEVPLDEQRLGISGHSMGGNGALVLGMRHPDLYRSVSAVAPIAHPIECPRGQKAFIHLLGTTSDDQLRWRRWDAVTLLEDGYLREDCLLVDIGSADPFLEEQLRPEELSNACSKSGQRLEMMRHEGYDHSYFFVASVIDRHLDHHANALKAKI
- a CDS encoding phosphate/phosphite/phosphonate ABC transporter substrate-binding protein, whose translation is MNKITSKGSWKRPLICNQKRPPSHVHHSSGELKYARKILFMLILLPLTSCNWNTTIETKNEREVGSGNSECAGNTSDDAVRRRISIVPQFSATTIHAAYWPVLTQIGKKANLCFELVQQESIPDFEEALRNKEADYAFMNPYHQVMFKKEYKPLLRDSKKLLTGIIVINRKSTASTLEDLDGAELLLPAPNAFAASLLTRALFDQQGIEIKPRYVKTHQNVYRGVARNTKVAGGGVNKTYTRESKNLQAEVMILQETPGHPAHPFSASKSMPLQETKAIQSLWIEMAKQPEWKTLLEKVQIPFPMRADYQRDYAPLAGLGLERFVE